A stretch of DNA from Papio anubis isolate 15944 chromosome 4, Panubis1.0, whole genome shotgun sequence:
ATCTCTGAAATGTGAGGCCCTGGCACCCCCCAGAGGCCAAAGTCTCTAACTGCCCATCTCCCCTAAAACCCTGGGCACCAATACTTCTGAGAATCAGGGGCACGCACCTAGAGAAAGTTAAGGATTCTGAGAAACAAAAAATCTAGAGACCCAGTGCTGGTTCTGCCCTTGACAgactgtgaccttgggaaagttcaACCTTCTGAGGCTcaattttctcagctgtaaaTGGTGCTAATCAAACCTGATGCCTGTGTTGCTAGGAGATTTAAACCCGATTATGAGTAAATTGTCTGAGATGGTTGATATCTGGCCCATAGAAGATGCTGACAGAATGTAATTTCCTTCCCAGAGGCAGTCCTGGGctcacatgcacgcacacacatgcacgtcaTTCACACAACGTCTCTCCAGCCCATTAGGGAAGAAGGAGTGAGACCGTAGGCCAGGCCAGACCAGGAGAGGCAGATGGGGATACATTTATGCTCTGGGAGTTTCTTGCTCTGACAAAACTAGTCCAGACTCCGAGTCCGAGGACCCAGATAGTGAGGGCAGCAAGGAAGACCCTGAGACCTCCTGGGGTTCAACCTCCTGGGCCTGGGCCAGCTGGGCCGTGTGTTCAAAGGCAGCCTGCAGCaggtgggaggccaggcaggtggtcCAGGTGATGAGATAGGCCAGGTGCCAGGAGGTGAGGGCAGTCATAGTCTCCACCCACCAATACAGACGTCTCAGCTGTGCCAGGAGCTTCCTCACCACGCAGTTCATTTGTAAGGCCTGGAACAGGGAGACAGATGGGCGGGTGGCCCTTAGGAGCTCATAGGGTTACACTGCTTGGCTGTGGCTCCCCCGCACAAGCCCAACCAGCCCTGGTCACACACAACACCCCAGGTTTGCCCTCCACACCCCAGTCTCACCCCGAAACCACCCACCTTACTGAGCTGCCTGTCCGGTCGGAAGCAGTGGGCCTTCTGACACACCCTCCAGGTCACTATCACCAGGAGCAAGGCCACCAACATCAGGCCGTGCAGACATGACAAAAATAGGTCTGTCCAGATGGCCACAGACAGGCCCAGCTGCTCCCAGGCACTGAGcaaggccaggcccagggccctggtgcCGCTCCACATGCCAGCCCACATCAGCCTGGGTCCCTGTAGCACGAGCCACACGGGGACCTGGATCAGAGCCAGCCCAGCCCGGAAAGCCCGGCCCAGCGGGCAGGCTGCAGCTCCCAGGGGTAGGTGGGCCTGCCAGTTACAGGACCCCCGGGCCTCCTGGGTCAGCCCTGATACCCAGTGGTTGAAGAGGTTGATCTTGAGGAGCAGGAAATTATAGAGGTGATCTCGGTTCTGAATCAGCTGccggagaagagagagagacaatcaTCACCCATCATCACCCTCCTGGGGCAGgaaccccactttttttttttttgagacggaatttcactcttgttgcccaggctggaatgcaatggtactatctcagctcactgcaacctccatttcccgggtttgggtgattctcctgcttcagcctcctgagtagctgggattacaggtgcccaccaccacacctggctagtttttctatttttagtagagatggagtttcaccatcttggtcaggctggtcttgaactcctgaccttaggcgatctacccacctcggtctcccaaagtgctggaattacaggcatgagccactacacctggccaggaTCCCCACTTTTATTGTAGAGGTGAAGCTGCTGGACCACCTTGAGTCACATCCCCACCCAAAGGCCTCAGCTCCCTATATGTGCAAGGATGAACTCTGTCCACTTTGAAGGACTCCCTTCTGAGAAGGGAACATTAGAAGGTGTTTCATATTATATTTGGGTTCCTTTCCAttggatttggattttttttttttttttaagaaacaggatctcactctgttgtccaggctggggtgcagtgacgtcctcatagctcactgcagtcttgacctcccacacttaagcaatcctcccatgtcagcctcccaaaaagttgagaccataggccgggcgcggtggctcaagcctgtaatcccagcactttgggaggccgaggcgggcggatcacgaggtcaggagatcgagaccatcctggctaacatggtgaaaccccgtctctactaaaaatacaaaaaactagccgggcgtggtggcgggcacctgtagtcccagctactcggaggctgaggcaggagaatggcctgaacctgggaggcggagcttgcagtgagccgagatcgcgccactgcactccagcctgggtgacacagcgcgagactccgtctcaaaaaaaaaaaaaaaaagttgagaccacaagtgcatgccaccatacctggctaattttttttttttttaagaaattgagtCGTTCTATTatgcctggctggtcttgaactcctagctcaagcaatcctcccctcattagccttccaagtagctggagctatagGTGCATGTCACTACGTTCaagctaatttctgttttttttttttttttttgtagagattggagtcttgctatgttttggGGCAGTCttagctctgtcgccaggctggagtgcaggggctggatctcagctcactgcaagctccatgcctcctgggctccgccattctcctgcctcagcctcccgagtagctgggactacaggcgcccgccacctcgcccggctagttttttgcattttttagtagagacggggtttcaccatattagccaggatggtctcgatcttctgacctcgtgatccgcccatctcggcctcccaaagtgctgggattacaggcgtgagccaccgcgcccggcctagtcttgctatgttatccaggctggtctcgaactcctgacctcaagcaatcgttctgtctcagcctccctaagtgctgggattgcaggcgtgagccactacacctggcctccaTTGGATTTAAATGATTATTTACAATACTCCAGACTGAAGGAGGTTGCGTGGCTATTATTACCATGTGAGGATCCCCTGCCCCAATCTTGTGGGCTTTGAACCCAGGTTACTTGTCTTCTTCTAAGTAGCTGGGCTTTGCCTCTGCACCAGTTGTCCTCTGGCATCAGGAGGGCTGCTGGGGGCAAAGGACAATGCCATTGGGGGCAGGGAGGCGTGAGAGACGTGGGGCAGGGGCCACAGAATTCATGACAGACCTAATGAGAAGGGTGAAGGAGAGGGACCCAGAAAGACTTCAGATTTTCGGCCGgacacagtgcctcacgcctgtaatcccagcactctgggaggccgaggcaggtggatcacctgaggtcaagagttcgagaccagcctggacaacctggtgaaaccccatctctactaaaaatggaaaaaattaaccaggcgtggtggcggacgcctgtagtcccagctattcaagaggctgaggcaggagaatggcatgaacccaggggaggcggagcttgcagtgagccgagatcccaccgctgcactccagcctgggcgacagagtgagactctgtctcaaaaaaaaaaaaaaaaaaaacaaaaaaaaaaaaaaattttctgatcTGGGTGGCGAGTTGGACAATGGGGTCTCCCATTCACTGAGATGAAGCGTGCAGGactggggtgaggtgggggaaAGCTGTTCTTGAGTCCTGGAGTTGAAAGATCCTTCATCAGAGCCGGAAAGCCCCCAGCCCTTGAGTGACACCAATCCACCCATCTGGACCCCCATCCCCGTGTCCACAGGCACACCATCTGAGATTGGCTGCAAGCCCCCCACTCATGGGCTGGATTTGCAGAGGTTGGGGCATGGAGGGTGGAGCTATGCTGAGACCAAAGGGTCCAGCAGGGAGAAGAATGAGGGTAGAGGTAGGAAATAGGACCTCCCAGGTTATGGTGCTGAGACCAGGGAGGAGGGAAATCTATGCTATCCCACGTGATCCCACAAGATCATTTCTATAGGAGAGGAAACGGGGGTTCAGAGTggtgaagtgatttgcccaaagtcacacagctagagagTGAAACAGCCGAgatgcaaatcttttttttttttttttttttcctgagacagagtttcactcttgttgcccaggctggagtgcagtggtgtgatctcgacttatggcaacctccgcctcctccattgaagcgattctcctgcctcagcctcccaagtagttgggattacaggcatgcaccaccatgcctggctaattgtgtatttttagtagagatgaggtttcttcatgttagtcaggctggtctcgaactcctgacctcaggtgatctgcccgcctcggcctcccaaagtgctgggattacaggcgtgagccaccgcacccggacccGAGATGCAAATCTAATGGTGTCTGTCTTTCTCAACTGCACCCTGTTAtatgatcgtggctcactacagccttggcctcccaggttcaatctatcctcccacctcggcctcctaagtgtGACTGAGCTGTGACCCCAACCGCAAGcatttgtatgtttaaaaaagatgaatggccgggcacggtggctcacgtctgtaatcctagcactttgggaggccgagatgggtggatcacgaggtcaggagtgtgagaccagcctggccattgtggtcaaaccccgtctctactagagatacaaaaaattatctgggcgtggtggtgcatgcctgtaatcccagctacttgggaggctaaggcaggagaatcgcttgaactggaggcggagattgcagtgagccaaaatcatgccattacactgcagcctgagtgacagggcaacagtccatctcaaaaaaaacaaaaaaaacaaaagatgaatgggccgggcacagtggctcatgcctataatcctagcactttgggaagccaaggtgggcagatcacaaggtcaggagatcgagaccatcctagctaacagggtctctactaaaaataaaaataaataaaaaataaattatccaggcgtgctggcagccgcctgtaatcccagctacttgggaggctgaggcaggagaacttcttgaacccgggaggcggagcttgcagcgagccgagatcgcaccactgcactccagcctgggcgacagagcgagactctgtctcaaaaaaaaaaaaaaaaataaatatatatatatatatatatgggaaaaACAATGATCCACCCATAGGAGGGACCCTCAATAGAGAAAActctgccaggtgcggtggttcacacctgtcatcccagcccctcgggaagctgaggtaggaggatcatgtgaggccaagagttgaagaccagcctgggcaacatagtgagacaccatctatacaaaatacaaaaattagtcgggcgtagtggtgcacacctataatcccagctacttggaggctgaagggggaggattgctggagactgggagttggaggctataATGAGCTGAgccggcaccactgcactccaggctgggtgatagagcgagaccctgtctctaaataaagaaaagaaaagaaaatttcagcacTGTAGTTTGGAGTGGGGCTTCTGGGAGCTGTCACATTATTCTGGAAGGCAGGCAGCTACCTAGTTCCACTGGATGGGACAGGCAGGGCTTGGGTCCGGCAGCTCTGAGGTGACTTTGTAAAGAGCCTGGTGTGTCGTCCCCACCCTACTTACCCCCAGCCCCCACTCACCAGCACTGTGAGCCTTATAACCTGCAACAGAATCCCCAAAAGGCTGGATCTGACTGGAGGAACGGCCTCCATGTCTGGCCTCCCACTCCTCCTCCGGCTGGGAAAAGCAGGGTGACCTCACAGATGCCACAGGGTGGGGGCCAAGTTACCATGGGGACTCGATTGCCACAAGAGATTCCCCACCTTTACCTGGCTCCTGCCACTCCACTGCTTCCTCTGAAACCTCAGTCCACGTCTGGCCCCAACAAGGCCAAGGAGGTCTTAGAGCAAAGCTTTCTTCGGGTCAGATTTTCCCAGATCTTGGAACAGGAATCAAGTGCTGCCTAGGAAcggggttcatgcctgtaatcccaatgctttgggaggccaaggtaagaggatcgcttgaggccaggagtttgagaccagcatgggcaacatagcaagtccctgtctctacaaagaaacaaaaaaattagccagtcatcatgatgcacacctgtagtcccaactacacaggaggctaaagtaggagaatcgcttgaacccaggatatagaggttgcagtgagcccggatcactccagcctggatgacagagcaaaaccctatctctaaacaaagaaaaaaaattgaagtgcaAGGAGTTTATTTGGGGAGTGGACCCTGCAAGCATCCATAGGGAGTCAGAAAGTGAGGcaagtggccaggcgcggtggctcacgcctgtaattccagcactttgggaggcaaaggtgggtggatcacgaggtcagaagtttgaaaccagcctgaccaacatggtgaaaccccgttcctactaaaaatacaaaaaacaaattagccaggcgtggtggtatgcgcctgtaatcccagctgctcaggaggctgaggtaggaggtttttggaacctggaaggtggaggttgcagtgagctgagatcacgccactgcactccagcctgggtgacagagcaagactcagaggagaggagaggagaggagaggaagggaggggagggcagggaggggaggggaggggaggggaggagaggagaggagagggacagggagggaggaaggaaggaaggaaggagggaaaagagagagagggaggaaggaaggaaggaaggaaggaggggagggaaggacagaTGAGTTCATGAGGAGGGTTTGGGTTCAGACAACTGGGGCTGATCCCCAAAATCCCCTGGAAAATGGTGCAGAACACACCTCAGAGTCACCCCACCCAAGGAGCATGAATACTGGGGTATTTGTCTTCCATGACCTGTCTGCTTCCTGTTGGACATTAACTCCCCCTGAACCTCCAACCTCACCAGCACAAACACCAGAGAAAGCCCTCCAGCAGATGGTCAGGTGGGGGCCTTGCAGCAGGCAGCTCAAGCAATGTgcatggaaactgaggcagaggacTCTGGGGTAGGGAGAGCAAAAAGGAATCAAGAACAAATAAACCCCTAGACATGTGATGATGGGAGCCTTGGGCTGAGGAATGGAGACAACAGATGCCAGAAATCTGTAGCAGGTACAACAGATAGAATTGGAGGATGTCAAGACCCAAGATGATCTGAGACAATGCCCACTTGCATGCTAACAAGTTAACCAGCCAGAGCTCCATGGCTGCCACAGGAAGCCAGGAGACTCCTGGATCAGAGATCAAAGACAATGTTACTCATGGCAATAGCAGTGAACTAGAGTATTAGTACTTTCCATTCATTCCTTGAGCCTCAAATCCCACAGGGTGATGTGACAAGGGCCTGATGATGCCTGGCAGTATCTGAGGTGGGTGTGTTACAGGAGAGGTGGCCTGAGCTTAGGGAAcccaaatcttttctttcttttttttttttttttttttgagatggagccttgctctgtcacccagtgcagtggtataatctcagctcaccacaacctctgcctcccgggttcaagcgattctcctgcctcagcctcccaagtagctgggattataggcgcctaccaccatactgactaatattttgtatttttagtagagacagggtttctccaggttggccaggctggtctcaaacccctgacctcaggtgatgcacccgccaatgcctcccaaagtgctggaattccaggcggGAGACACCTCGcccagtcttctttttttcttttttttttttttgagatggagtctcactctgttgcccaggctggagtgcagtggcaccatctctgctcactgcaacctccacctaccaggttcaagcaattctcctgcctcagcctcctgagtagctgggattacaggcacgcaccaccatgcccagttaatttttgtatttttagttgggacggggtttcaccatattggccaggctgatcttgaactcctgacctcaggtgatccacctgccagcgcctcccaaagtgctgggattataggcatgagtcaccacgcctggccagggaACCCAGATCTTTTCTAATGAGCAGTAAGCAGGGCTGCCTTTTGCCCCAGAAGGAGACACTATATCTTCCAAGGTTGTCTGATACACAGATAACCTAGAAAAGAAAGTCCAGGGCAAAAGGCAATCCATTAGTGCCTCACTCACAAGACATACAGAAACATGAAAGACACATAGAGAGTTGCATCCCAACAGAGGAATGAACAGGAAAAGATGTAAAGCGAGACAGGAGTCAGGGATACGCCCAACCCAGAAGACTCGAGTGAAGGGCAGATAGTAGTGCTGCCCACCAAGTGGGGGTGGGAAAAGAAGGAGTAGGTTTGGGGAGAGAGGCAAAGGGATTGCTGGGGGTCAGAAGGTGGTggctgagccaggtgcagtggctcacgcctgtaatcctagcactttcagaggtcgaggtaggcagatcacttgaggccaggagtttaagaccagcctgggcagcatggtgaaacccagtctctactaaaaatataaaacttagctgggtatagtggtgcacgcttgtaatcccagctactcgggaggctcaggcaagagaatcgcttaaactcgggaggcagaggttgcagtgagccgagatcaggccactgcactccagcctgggtgacagagcaagactccatctcaaaaaaataaaaaagaatgaaagaaagtggTGGCTGCTGAGACTGGGATTTGCAATTTGTTTTCCCTCCTCTCTTTGGTTTGCTGCCACCATTACCTGGCATCCCTGTCCCCAGAACTCCACCGCCACAGAGGCTGAGCTGATATCTCCAGCCTCATACTGACCACACTTCCCGTGGTCAGGGTGGGAGCTAGAGCAGAAGAACCTCACTCTGCCTCACAGCCCCTACGGTGGCCCCATGGGAATGCTAGGCTCATGTCTCAGTCCTAGCTCTAGTCACCTGCCCTTCCCTACCCCCACCAAAGCCCTGGTCTTGGTCCCCAAGCTAGATTCCAGCCAGGGTTCTTTGTGGCTCTGTGGCTGCCCAGACCACAGGAATGGGTGCCCACAGAAGCCTGGATATCTAGTGTCAGAGGTCAGAAGCCTCCGCTGGGGAATGAAACCAACTCGGGATGTCCCCTAAGCTAACTGAGGGAGAGCAGTCCCAACCACGCAGGCCCACAAGCCAGAAACCCCGGGATCGCCTTctcatcttcctgccttcttACCTTCCTGCCAAGCCACTTCTGAAGGCAAGGACCGTGAACCTCCCTCACTGCTGTGTCCCATGCCTAGAACGGTGCCAGGGGCACAGAAGGAGCTCTGTGTAAATTTTTTGAATTAAGAAATGAAAGctgactgggcacggtgactcacgcctgtaatcccaacattttgggaggctgaggccagtggatcacctgagatcaggaattctagaccagcc
This window harbors:
- the TMEM270 gene encoding transmembrane protein 270 yields the protein MEAVPPVRSSLLGILLQVIRLTVLLIQNRDHLYNFLLLKINLFNHWVSGLTQEARGSCNWQAHLPLGAAACPLGRAFRAGLALIQVPVWLVLQGPRLMWAGMWSGTRALGLALLSAWEQLGLSVAIWTDLFLSCLHGLMLVALLLVIVTWRVCQKAHCFRPDRQLSKALQMNCVVRKLLAQLRRLYWWVETMTALTSWHLAYLITWTTCLASHLLQAAFEHTAQLAQAQEVEPQEVSGSSLLPSLSGSSDSESGLVLSEQETPRA